From one Catenuloplanes nepalensis genomic stretch:
- a CDS encoding sigma-70 family RNA polymerase sigma factor, with translation MRETRRDETELVVAARAGDRRALDELIAAHLPLVYTIVRRALDGRPDVDDVVQDVMIRAVRRLPSLRDPASFRLWLTSIVVRRIGTHLARTGRAGARTAALDEAADTPDAAFEGAALLRAELSGQRRAARRASRWLDPDDRALLPLWWLETAEELNRADVAAALDVSVAHAGVRVQRLRERLAASRALVAALDARPRCMRLEAALAGWDGVPGPLWRKRATRHTRDCPVCTAAARSLVPAERLFPALVLLPVPAGLAATVLAKLASGATASAAAAAGGSATVAGGTAAAAGPAAAGAAGAGAAGSMGAGGASGGQAAAAVGAGGAGGGQAAAAVGAGGAGAGHVATTATAGGTATGATGVLTVISQAVVAHPVVAALTAGVLAAGLTAGAVEVTSPGRTGADAPTAQAAPGAAAPPGAPASGGPAASGRPPASGEPAAAGVPLGPVSLESANAPGTFAAVARSEGVLAPAGPGSAEAVRTQATFEALAGLADPACVTFRFSDGRFLRHSSWRLVLHIRDRTELFRGDATFCPRPGPAPGTIALESQNYPGYFLRHRGDQLWVDRSDSSDTFRADAAFLVRTPLSE, from the coding sequence GTGCGCGAAACCCGGCGAGACGAGACGGAGCTGGTCGTCGCGGCGCGAGCCGGGGACCGGCGGGCGCTCGACGAGCTGATCGCCGCGCACCTGCCGCTGGTCTACACGATCGTCCGGCGCGCGCTGGACGGCCGGCCGGACGTCGACGACGTGGTGCAGGACGTCATGATCCGGGCGGTCCGGAGGCTGCCGTCGCTGCGCGATCCGGCGAGCTTCCGGCTCTGGCTGACCTCGATCGTGGTACGCCGGATCGGCACCCACCTCGCCCGCACCGGCCGGGCCGGCGCGCGGACGGCCGCGCTGGACGAGGCCGCGGACACGCCGGACGCCGCGTTCGAGGGCGCGGCGCTGCTGCGCGCGGAGCTGTCCGGCCAGCGCCGCGCGGCCCGGCGGGCGAGCCGTTGGCTGGACCCGGACGACCGTGCGCTGCTGCCCCTGTGGTGGCTGGAGACCGCGGAGGAGCTGAACCGCGCGGACGTCGCGGCCGCGCTCGACGTGAGCGTCGCGCACGCCGGCGTGCGCGTGCAACGGCTGCGCGAACGGCTCGCGGCGAGCCGGGCGCTGGTCGCGGCGCTGGACGCCCGGCCGAGGTGCATGCGGCTGGAGGCGGCGCTCGCGGGCTGGGACGGCGTGCCCGGCCCGCTGTGGCGCAAGCGGGCCACGCGGCACACGCGGGACTGCCCGGTCTGCACGGCAGCCGCGCGTTCGCTGGTCCCGGCCGAGCGGCTGTTCCCGGCGCTGGTACTGCTCCCGGTCCCGGCCGGCCTGGCCGCGACCGTGCTGGCCAAGCTCGCCTCCGGCGCCACGGCCTCGGCGGCAGCCGCGGCTGGCGGCTCGGCGACCGTGGCTGGCGGCACGGCCGCGGCTGCCGGACCTGCGGCTGCCGGGGCTGCGGGTGCCGGGGCTGCCGGGAGCATGGGCGCCGGGGGTGCGAGTGGTGGGCAGGCGGCTGCCGCCGTGGGCGCCGGGGGTGCGGGTGGTGGGCAGGCGGCTGCCGCCGTGGGCGCCGGGGGTGCGGGTGCCGGGCATGTCGCCACGACCGCGACGGCCGGAGGCACCGCGACCGGGGCCACCGGCGTGCTGACCGTCATCAGCCAGGCGGTCGTCGCGCACCCAGTCGTCGCCGCCCTGACCGCGGGCGTCCTCGCGGCCGGCCTCACGGCCGGCGCGGTCGAGGTGACGTCCCCCGGCCGGACCGGCGCTGACGCGCCGACCGCTCAGGCCGCACCCGGCGCCGCCGCACCTCCGGGCGCGCCCGCTTCCGGCGGGCCGGCCGCTTCCGGACGGCCGCCCGCTTCCGGAGAGCCGGCCGCCGCCGGTGTTCCGCTCGGCCCGGTGTCGCTGGAGTCCGCGAACGCGCCCGGCACGTTCGCCGCGGTCGCCCGCAGCGAGGGCGTGCTGGCCCCGGCAGGTCCCGGAAGCGCCGAGGCGGTGCGTACGCAGGCGACGTTCGAGGCGCTCGCCGGGCTCGCCGACCCGGCCTGCGTCACGTTCCGGTTCTCCGACGGGCGGTTCCTGCGGCACTCGTCGTGGCGGCTGGTGCTGCACATCCGGGACCGCACCGAGCTCTTCCGCGGCGACGCCACGTTCTGCCCGCGCCCCGGACCGGCGCCGGGCACGATCGCGCTGGAGTCGCAGAACTACCCCGGGTACTTCCTGCGCCATCGCGGCGATCAACTGTGGGTCGACCGCTCCGACAGCAGCGACACGTTCCGCGCCGACGCCGCGTTCCTGGTCCGCACGCCGCTGTCGGAGTGA
- a CDS encoding cytochrome P450 produces the protein MSESVHTVAAMPAARPAGCPFDPPPELTEARRHGPISRFTHSHGRPGWLVTGFDLVRAVLTDPRFSARKDLLNVGDFTVPAAPPGEFLLTDEPEHGYYRKRLQGRFTVRRMRLLTERVEQVTADCLDAMERTGPPADLVTAFAKPIPAIVICELLGVPYADRGRFQEQVEAFMSGEVTEEELIAAYTATTDYLDELVAAKRAHPTDDILSELTTGDLSDEELRGMSLLLLAAGLDTTTNMLSLGTYALLENPAQLAALRADPDRGVEELLRYLTVAKTFMRTALEDVELGGQTIEAGTTLVLSYHTANHDPERFDSPGTLDVARQDGGHLAFGHGIHQCLGQQLARVEMRVAFGALLDRFPRLRQAGPAVLRPETADIFGMKSLPVTWTP, from the coding sequence ATGAGCGAGTCCGTGCACACCGTCGCCGCGATGCCGGCGGCCCGCCCGGCCGGCTGCCCGTTCGACCCGCCGCCCGAGCTGACCGAGGCCCGCCGGCACGGCCCGATCAGCCGGTTCACCCACTCCCACGGCAGGCCCGGCTGGCTGGTCACCGGGTTCGACCTGGTCCGGGCGGTGCTGACCGACCCACGGTTCAGCGCGCGCAAGGACCTGCTGAACGTCGGCGACTTCACCGTCCCGGCGGCACCGCCGGGCGAGTTCCTGCTGACCGACGAGCCCGAGCACGGGTACTACCGGAAACGGCTGCAGGGCCGGTTCACGGTGCGGCGGATGCGGCTGCTGACCGAACGCGTCGAGCAGGTCACCGCGGACTGCCTGGACGCGATGGAGCGGACCGGGCCGCCGGCCGACCTGGTGACCGCGTTCGCCAAGCCGATCCCGGCGATCGTGATCTGCGAGCTGCTCGGCGTGCCGTACGCGGACCGGGGCCGCTTCCAGGAGCAGGTCGAGGCGTTCATGAGTGGCGAGGTCACCGAGGAGGAGCTGATCGCGGCGTACACCGCGACCACGGACTACCTGGACGAGCTGGTCGCGGCGAAGCGCGCGCACCCGACCGACGACATCCTCAGCGAGCTGACCACCGGCGACCTGAGCGACGAGGAACTGCGCGGCATGAGCCTGCTGCTGCTCGCGGCCGGGCTGGACACCACCACCAACATGCTGTCGCTCGGCACGTACGCGCTGCTGGAGAACCCGGCACAGCTGGCCGCGCTGCGCGCCGACCCGGACCGCGGCGTCGAGGAACTGCTGCGCTACCTGACCGTGGCGAAGACGTTCATGCGGACCGCGCTGGAGGACGTCGAGCTGGGCGGCCAGACGATCGAGGCCGGCACCACGCTCGTGCTGTCGTACCACACGGCCAACCACGACCCGGAGCGCTTCGACTCGCCGGGCACGCTCGACGTGGCCCGGCAGGACGGCGGGCACCTGGCCTTCGGCCACGGCATCCACCAGTGCCTGGGCCAGCAGCTGGCCCGGGTGGAGATGCGGGTCGCGTTCGGCGCGCTCCTCGACCGCTTCCCCAGGCTCCGCCAGGCCGGCCCGGCCGTGCTGCGCCCGGAGACCGCGGACATCTTCGGCATGAAGAGCCTGCCGGTCACCTGGACGCCGTGA
- a CDS encoding MarR family transcriptional regulator, which produces MTPQERRSIAAGLDDRLTYAEIARRLGRPTSTISREVARNGGPGRYRPQWAQRATARRARRGTPVSPAAATAPGDEAVERIVETAVRSGLPRITARVHVDLLMAEDGRRTAAELTRRLGVSPASVSASVNFLIDNGYVRRERDPRRRRDVYVVDDDAWYRSVVISAMQTIDAARAATAAADALGPGSPVRDRLCRVGTFLERVMTDSMASADRWRPLLT; this is translated from the coding sequence TTGACCCCGCAGGAGCGCCGGAGTATCGCGGCCGGGCTCGACGATCGGCTCACCTACGCCGAGATCGCCCGGCGGCTCGGCCGTCCCACGTCGACGATCAGCCGGGAGGTCGCCCGCAACGGCGGTCCCGGCCGCTACCGTCCACAGTGGGCGCAACGGGCGACTGCCCGGCGCGCGCGGCGCGGCACGCCCGTGTCCCCGGCGGCGGCCACCGCGCCCGGCGACGAGGCGGTGGAGCGGATCGTCGAGACGGCGGTCCGGTCCGGCCTGCCGAGGATCACCGCGCGCGTCCACGTCGACCTGCTGATGGCCGAGGACGGCCGGCGCACCGCCGCGGAACTGACCCGCCGGCTCGGCGTCAGCCCCGCGTCCGTCTCCGCGTCGGTCAACTTCCTGATCGACAACGGGTATGTCCGGCGGGAGCGCGACCCGCGGCGGCGCCGCGACGTCTACGTCGTCGACGACGACGCGTGGTACCGATCCGTCGTGATCAGCGCGATGCAGACCATCGACGCGGCACGGGCCGCGACGGCCGCGGCGGACGCGCTCGGCCCCGGGAGTCCGGTGCGGGATCGGCTGTGCAGAGTGGGCACGTTCCTGGAGCGGGTGATGACGGACAGCATGGCGTCGGCCGACCGCTGGCGCCCGCTTCTGACGTGA
- the egtA gene encoding ergothioneine biosynthesis glutamate--cysteine ligase EgtA, protein MLELSAISDAAEHVSGICFKTGPPRRVGVELEWTVHHAASPSSPLTTEHLRDALGPYAPGTLGNPAPAQDLPGGGTVTVEPGGQVELSSAPAASLAGLYDSVEAGRAELTAHLARAGLRLGGTGLDPHRPPRRLLHTPRYGAMQRLFDRRGEHGRIMMCSTAGLQVCLDAGRPGDVARRWAAVHEFGPPLLAAFATSRFRAGRDTGWACGRMATWYGMEPGLTRPVGTGADPAATWARYALAAPLLCLRRDDGDWDAPPGLTFAGWIRGRLPRPPTVEDLEYHLGTLFPPVRPRGYLEIRYLDAQPGDEWIAPAAVLTALLDDAVLDRARDLAAPARDRWQEAAREGLACPAVGAAASALLDLACRNLDRTGLPARLRDRVAAISGRRLSARPVRSPDREP, encoded by the coding sequence ATGCTGGAACTATCCGCGATCTCCGATGCCGCGGAGCACGTCAGCGGCATCTGTTTCAAGACCGGGCCACCACGGCGAGTCGGCGTCGAACTCGAATGGACAGTGCACCACGCGGCGTCACCGTCGTCGCCGCTCACCACCGAACATCTGCGTGACGCTCTCGGGCCCTACGCGCCCGGCACGCTCGGCAACCCCGCCCCCGCGCAGGATCTCCCCGGCGGCGGCACCGTCACGGTCGAACCGGGCGGACAGGTCGAGCTCTCCTCCGCACCGGCCGCATCGCTCGCCGGCCTCTACGACTCCGTCGAAGCGGGCCGCGCCGAACTCACCGCCCACCTCGCCCGCGCCGGGCTGAGACTCGGCGGCACCGGCCTCGATCCCCACCGTCCACCGCGCCGGCTGCTGCACACGCCCCGGTACGGCGCGATGCAGCGCCTCTTCGACCGGCGCGGCGAGCACGGGCGGATCATGATGTGCAGTACCGCCGGCCTCCAGGTCTGCCTGGACGCGGGCCGGCCCGGCGACGTGGCCCGGCGCTGGGCCGCGGTGCACGAGTTCGGGCCGCCGCTGCTGGCCGCGTTCGCCACCTCCCGGTTCCGGGCCGGCCGGGACACCGGCTGGGCCTGCGGCCGGATGGCGACCTGGTACGGCATGGAACCCGGCCTCACCCGCCCGGTCGGCACCGGCGCCGACCCGGCCGCGACCTGGGCGCGGTACGCACTCGCCGCGCCGCTGCTCTGCCTGCGCCGCGACGACGGCGACTGGGACGCCCCGCCCGGCCTCACCTTCGCCGGCTGGATCCGCGGCCGGCTGCCCCGCCCGCCCACGGTCGAGGACCTCGAATATCACCTCGGCACGCTGTTCCCGCCGGTCCGCCCGCGCGGCTACCTGGAGATCCGATACCTGGACGCGCAGCCCGGCGACGAGTGGATCGCACCGGCCGCGGTCCTGACCGCGCTGCTCGACGACGCCGTCCTCGACCGCGCCCGGGACCTGGCCGCACCGGCCCGCGACCGCTGGCAGGAGGCGGCCCGCGAGGGTCTCGCCTGCCCGGCCGTCGGCGCCGCCGCATCCGCCCTGCTCGACCTGGCCTGCCGCAACCTCGACCGCACCGGCCTGCCCGCGCGCCTGCGCGACCGGGTGGCCGCCATCTCCGGGCGGCGTCTGTCCGCCCGACCCGTGAGGAGCCCTGACCGTGAGCCCTGA
- the egtB gene encoding ergothioneine biosynthesis protein EgtB: MSPDIRLSVAAELERTRARTETLTEAVDDTDLIRQHSPLMSPLVWDLAHVGNQEELWLVRDVGGREPVRRDIDELYDAFKHPRRDRPALPLLNPAEARAYVRQVRDKALDVLDSVRMDGRPLVADGFAFGMIVQHEQQHDETMLATHQLRTGPPVLAEDPPPPATAKIKNEVLIPPGPFTMGTDVEPWALDNERPAHQVHVPAFFIDAAPVTNARYAEFIAAGGYDDPRWWGEDGWAYRVKAGLVAPAHWNPDGETYTRFGRTERIVPDEPVVHVCWYEARAFARWAGRRLPTEAEWEKAARFDPATGRSRRFPWGDDPPEARHANLGQRHLRPAPAGAYPEGASPLGVHQLIGDVWEWTSSDFHGYPGFRAFPYREYSEVFFGPDHKVLRGGSFGTDAAACRGTFRNWDYPIRRQIFSGFRCARDARPEELA, from the coding sequence GTGAGCCCTGACATACGCCTGTCCGTTGCCGCGGAGTTGGAGCGCACCCGCGCGCGGACCGAGACGCTGACCGAGGCCGTCGACGACACCGACCTGATCCGCCAGCACTCGCCGCTGATGTCGCCGCTGGTCTGGGATCTGGCGCACGTCGGCAACCAGGAGGAGCTGTGGCTGGTCCGCGACGTCGGCGGCCGTGAGCCGGTGCGCCGCGACATCGACGAGCTCTACGACGCGTTCAAGCACCCGCGCCGCGACCGTCCCGCGCTGCCGCTGCTCAACCCGGCCGAGGCCCGTGCGTACGTCCGCCAGGTCCGGGACAAGGCCCTGGACGTGCTCGACTCGGTGCGGATGGACGGCCGCCCGCTGGTCGCGGACGGCTTCGCGTTCGGCATGATCGTCCAGCACGAGCAGCAGCACGACGAGACCATGCTCGCCACCCACCAGCTCCGCACCGGGCCGCCGGTCCTCGCCGAGGACCCGCCCCCGCCCGCGACCGCGAAGATCAAGAACGAGGTGCTGATACCCCCAGGACCGTTCACCATGGGTACGGATGTGGAGCCCTGGGCCCTGGACAACGAACGCCCGGCACACCAGGTGCACGTGCCCGCGTTCTTCATCGACGCGGCCCCGGTCACCAACGCCCGCTACGCCGAGTTCATCGCGGCCGGCGGCTACGACGACCCGCGCTGGTGGGGCGAGGACGGCTGGGCCTACCGCGTGAAGGCCGGCCTGGTCGCGCCCGCGCACTGGAACCCGGACGGCGAGACCTACACCCGGTTCGGCCGCACCGAGCGGATCGTCCCGGACGAGCCGGTCGTGCACGTCTGCTGGTACGAGGCGCGCGCCTTCGCCCGCTGGGCCGGGCGGCGGCTGCCGACCGAGGCCGAGTGGGAGAAGGCGGCCCGCTTCGATCCGGCGACCGGGCGCTCCCGCCGCTTCCCGTGGGGCGACGACCCGCCGGAGGCCCGGCACGCCAACCTCGGCCAGCGGCACCTGCGACCGGCACCGGCCGGCGCCTACCCCGAGGGCGCGTCGCCGCTCGGCGTGCACCAGCTGATCGGCGACGTGTGGGAGTGGACGTCCTCGGACTTCCACGGATATCCCGGGTTCCGCGCGTTTCCGTACCGGGAGTACTCGGAGGTGTTCTTCGGCCCGGACCACAAGGTGCTGCGCGGCGGGTCGTTCGGCACGGACGCGGCCGCCTGCCGGGGCACGTTCCGCAACTGGGACTACCCGATCCGGCGGCAGATCTTCAGCGGCTTCCGGTGCGCGCGCGACGCCCGCCCGGAGGAACTCGCCTGA
- the egtC gene encoding ergothioneine biosynthesis protein EgtC: MCRHLAYLGPPVPLKNLLFDAPHALCRQAWAPRDMRGGGTVNVDGFGVGWFPAGAAEPVRYRRATPIWSDPSLMALAGATTSGAVLAAVRSATAGMPVTESAAAPFAEGPWLFSHNGRVTGWPDSMTKLAETLPVRDLLTLDAPTDAALLWALVRHRLRSGAGPGAALRDVAVSVRATAPDSRLNLLLTDGRRIAATTRGHALSCVNRQRAVTVSSEPLDDDPAWTEVPDDHLLEATRSTLDLTPLEAS, translated from the coding sequence ATGTGCCGCCACCTGGCATACCTCGGGCCACCCGTACCGCTGAAGAATCTGCTCTTCGATGCGCCGCACGCGCTGTGCCGTCAGGCGTGGGCGCCGCGCGACATGCGGGGCGGCGGCACGGTCAACGTGGACGGATTCGGCGTCGGCTGGTTCCCGGCCGGCGCCGCCGAACCGGTCCGCTACCGGCGCGCCACCCCGATCTGGTCGGACCCGTCGCTGATGGCCCTGGCCGGGGCGACGACGTCCGGCGCGGTCCTCGCGGCCGTGCGCTCCGCGACCGCCGGCATGCCGGTCACCGAGAGCGCGGCCGCGCCGTTCGCGGAGGGCCCGTGGCTGTTCAGCCACAACGGCCGGGTCACCGGCTGGCCGGACTCGATGACGAAGCTCGCCGAGACGCTGCCGGTCCGCGACCTGCTCACGCTGGACGCACCGACCGACGCCGCGCTGCTCTGGGCACTGGTCCGGCACCGGCTGCGGTCCGGCGCCGGTCCGGGCGCGGCCCTGCGCGACGTGGCCGTCTCCGTGCGCGCCACCGCTCCTGACTCACGGCTCAACCTGCTGCTGACCGACGGCCGCCGGATCGCCGCCACGACACGGGGTCACGCACTGTCCTGTGTGAATCGTCAGCGCGCGGTGACCGTCAGCTCGGAACCGCTCGACGACGACCCCGCCTGGACGGAGGTACCGGACGACCACCTGCTCGAAGCGACCCGATCCACTCTGGACCTGACGCCGCTGGAGGCATCGTGA